A region of bacterium DNA encodes the following proteins:
- a CDS encoding S41 family peptidase, whose translation MRIKRILCVIASFFVLTLMGTPTKTYAYSSQELYDEVWKLIDTKYVDASQNNQDWHRWRHRYDSTIQNDKDAYIAIETMLASLNDPYTRFLDPEQFADETQSISGTLFGIGVQIGAKDDKLMVIAPIENTPADKAGLKSNDLILEINGKSTKGMSVKDAADLIRGEKGTNVTLFIKREGAPEKLYTITRDKIDVKSVSINIPKTTNVPKNIGYIRLNSFLSHTASDEIKDALKKLSTKDGYILDIRSNPGGLLTNAIAISDMFLSSGLIVSTVDRDGYKETQQSINKPITTKPLVILIDGGSASASEILSGALKDNGRATLIGTKSFGKGLVQEINKLPGGSGVNITTQKYLTPNGTDINKKGITPDVEVKNTEEDIKNKKDKQLEKADEVLTNLIMSKDKSKKVKKVSDSELPIKFIIQK comes from the coding sequence ATGAGAATTAAAAGAATTTTATGCGTAATCGCATCATTTTTTGTCCTGACGCTTATGGGAACACCCACAAAAACTTATGCTTACAGTTCTCAGGAATTATATGACGAAGTGTGGAAATTAATTGACACTAAATATGTCGATGCAAGCCAGAACAATCAAGACTGGCACAGATGGAGACATAGATATGACAGTACTATCCAGAATGACAAAGATGCTTACATTGCAATAGAAACAATGTTAGCAAGCTTAAATGACCCTTATACGAGATTTCTTGACCCTGAACAATTTGCAGACGAAACTCAATCAATAAGCGGAACATTATTTGGAATCGGAGTACAAATAGGTGCAAAAGATGACAAACTTATGGTCATTGCACCTATAGAAAACACCCCTGCCGACAAAGCCGGACTTAAATCAAATGACCTTATTCTTGAAATAAACGGAAAAAGCACTAAAGGAATGTCTGTCAAAGACGCTGCTGACTTAATAAGAGGAGAAAAAGGAACTAATGTAACCCTTTTTATCAAAAGAGAAGGCGCTCCTGAAAAGCTTTACACCATAACAAGAGACAAAATTGACGTTAAATCTGTTTCTATTAATATTCCTAAAACTACAAACGTTCCTAAAAATATCGGCTATATTCGTTTAAATTCATTTTTAAGCCACACAGCAAGCGATGAAATAAAAGACGCTTTAAAAAAATTAAGCACTAAAGACGGGTATATTCTCGATATTCGTTCGAATCCCGGTGGTCTTTTGACAAATGCCATTGCTATTTCTGATATGTTTCTTTCTTCAGGCTTAATAGTCAGCACTGTTGACAGGGATGGCTATAAAGAAACTCAACAGTCAATTAATAAACCTATAACAACAAAACCTCTGGTTATTTTGATTGATGGAGGAAGCGCAAGTGCAAGCGAAATTCTTAGCGGTGCATTAAAAGATAACGGAAGAGCAACATTAATTGGAACTAAATCCTTTGGAAAAGGACTTGTTCAGGAAATCAACAAACTTCCCGGCGGATCCGGAGTAAATATAACAACCCAAAAATATCTCACTCCAAACGGAACAGATATAAATAAAAAAGGTATAACTCCTGATGTAGAAGTTAAAAACACAGAGGAAGATATCAAAAACAAAAAAGATAAACAGCTTGAAAAAGCTGATGAAGTTCTGACAAACTTAATAATGTCCAAAGATAAAAGCAAAAAAGTAAAAAAAGTAAGTGATTCAGAACTTCCGATCAAATTTATCATTCAAAAATAA
- the surE gene encoding 5'/3'-nucleotidase SurE, giving the protein MKILISNDDGIHSAGLKFLAAKLCENHEVYVIAPDRERSAAGHSLTLHRPLRVDKVDMGVSVAQAWETTGTPGDCVKIGINSILEENQKPDLIISGINYGPNLGSDILYSGTVSAAMEGAVLGFPSIAVSLFGEGHFLDSDFIYSAEFISKFLNNIVQINFPKKTILNINIPAVSAEEITGIQITRLGTRMYTDTYEKRLDPRGKTYYWMAGEFLKAEQEDGTDIMAIRNNKISITPVTFEMTHKSIMPELEQAFCKGLCEL; this is encoded by the coding sequence ATGAAAATATTAATTTCTAATGATGACGGAATTCATTCAGCAGGTTTAAAATTTTTAGCCGCAAAACTTTGCGAGAATCATGAAGTTTATGTTATTGCACCTGATAGGGAAAGAAGTGCTGCAGGACATTCATTAACTTTGCACAGACCGCTCAGGGTCGATAAAGTTGATATGGGAGTCAGCGTTGCACAAGCATGGGAAACAACAGGAACACCGGGTGATTGCGTAAAAATAGGCATAAACAGTATTCTTGAAGAAAATCAAAAACCCGATCTGATTATTTCCGGTATAAACTATGGTCCAAACCTTGGCTCTGATATTTTATATTCCGGAACGGTCAGCGCAGCAATGGAAGGAGCAGTTCTTGGTTTTCCGAGTATTGCAGTATCATTGTTTGGAGAGGGTCATTTTCTGGATTCCGATTTTATTTATTCAGCAGAATTTATTTCAAAATTTCTGAATAATATTGTTCAAATCAATTTTCCTAAAAAAACTATTCTAAACATAAATATCCCCGCTGTAAGTGCGGAAGAAATCACAGGAATCCAAATAACCAGACTTGGAACTCGTATGTATACGGATACTTACGAAAAAAGGCTTGATCCAAGAGGCAAAACGTATTATTGGATGGCAGGCGAATTCCTTAAGGCAGAACAGGAAGACGGAACCGATATTATGGCTATAAGAAATAATAAAATTTCCATAACTCCGGTAACTTTTGAAATGACCCATAAAAGTATTATGCCGGAACTTGAACAAGCTTTTTGCAAAGGGTTATGCGAACTTTAA